One Parcubacteria group bacterium genomic window carries:
- a CDS encoding restriction endonuclease, which yields MTKKELFLELAMPNQQGLSRWVSTSEFIGKYKVLQLGNGGSWCRANSSLAKEYKIEFDKNITSGNSIDRIRLVELNTKKHFNQNIRKDIRDFYKTQNCVMLGINGNSENTKIEIDHKDGRKNDHRISNLQNQTLSDFQPLSKCANDVKRQICKKCRETNKRWRAKNIKGNPYDFYIGDENYSEELGCRGCYQYDPVEYRKVIVRNISELSAKEAVDSVFKKLYPDE from the coding sequence ATGACAAAAAAAGAATTATTTTTGGAACTCGCAATGCCCAATCAACAGGGTTTGAGTCGCTGGGTTTCAACATCAGAATTCATTGGTAAATATAAAGTGCTTCAACTTGGAAATGGTGGGAGCTGGTGTAGAGCTAATTCCAGCTTGGCAAAAGAGTACAAAATTGAGTTTGACAAAAATATAACATCAGGAAATTCCATAGATAGAATTCGATTGGTGGAGTTAAATACTAAAAAACACTTCAACCAAAACATTAGAAAAGATATTAGGGATTTTTACAAAACACAAAATTGTGTAATGCTAGGTATTAATGGTAATTCTGAAAATACAAAAATTGAAATTGATCACAAAGATGGGAGAAAAAATGACCACAGAATTTCAAATCTTCAAAATCAAACATTGTCAGACTTTCAACCACTTTCTAAGTGTGCTAATGATGTAAAAAGACAAATTTGCAAAAAATGCAGGGAAACTAACAAACGCTGGAGAGCAAAAAATATAAAAGGTAATCCATATGATTTTTATATAGGAGATGAAAATTATTCAGAAGAATTGGGTTGCAGAGGGTGCTATCAATATGACCCCGTTGAGTATAGAAAAGTTATTGTAAGAAATATAAGTGAACTATCAGCAAAAGAAGCTGTAGATAGTGTTTTTAAAAAATTATATCCAGATGAATAA
- a CDS encoding DNA adenine methylase: MNYIGSKLSLLEFLEESINKVVDKDCNTFCDLFAGTGIVGRYFKKKGYKIVANDIQYYSYVLNRHYIGNHKELKFSNLAKELPELKNIELENKKDFVCSYLSSIKGAKGFIYNNYCVGGTKNKEEERQYFSDENGMRCDAIRQKIEQWKIEKLISDNEYYFLITSLLESIDKYANTASVYGAFLKKLKKTAQNSLILKPAQLIINDQDHEVFNEDINNVLEKVSGDILYLDPPYNHRQYATNYHMLETIAKYDSPKIHGKTGLREYQGQKSSYCSKSQVKKAFKDLILKAKVKYIFLSYNNEGLMTLDDIKEVMSLRGTYGNFTKDYNRFKADKTESRDFKATRTVEYLHYVKCN; the protein is encoded by the coding sequence ATGAACTATATCGGAAGCAAATTATCGCTATTGGAATTCTTGGAAGAATCAATAAATAAAGTGGTTGATAAAGACTGCAATACTTTTTGCGATTTATTTGCTGGTACTGGAATTGTTGGGAGATATTTCAAAAAGAAAGGTTATAAAATTGTCGCAAATGATATTCAATATTATAGCTATGTTTTAAATAGGCATTATATTGGAAATCACAAAGAGCTAAAATTTTCCAATCTTGCAAAAGAACTTCCTGAATTGAAAAATATTGAATTAGAAAACAAAAAAGATTTTGTTTGTAGTTATTTATCCAGCATAAAAGGAGCGAAAGGATTTATTTATAATAATTACTGTGTTGGTGGAACAAAAAATAAAGAAGAAGAAAGACAATATTTTTCAGATGAAAACGGCATGAGATGTGATGCAATTCGTCAGAAAATTGAACAATGGAAAATAGAAAAACTAATTTCAGATAACGAATACTATTTTTTAATTACAAGCTTACTTGAATCAATCGATAAGTATGCAAATACCGCATCTGTTTATGGTGCTTTTCTTAAAAAATTAAAAAAAACCGCTCAAAATAGTTTAATCCTAAAACCTGCTCAATTGATAATCAATGATCAGGATCATGAAGTTTTTAACGAAGACATTAACAATGTCTTAGAGAAAGTTAGCGGTGATATTTTGTATTTAGATCCGCCATACAATCACCGACAATATGCAACAAATTATCACATGCTTGAAACTATTGCTAAATATGATAGCCCAAAAATTCACGGAAAAACTGGCTTGCGAGAATATCAAGGTCAAAAATCTTCGTATTGTTCAAAATCACAAGTTAAAAAAGCATTTAAAGATCTAATCCTAAAAGCAAAAGTAAAATATATCTTTTTGAGTTATAACAATGAAGGTCTAATGACCTTAGATGATATCAAAGAAGTGATGAGCTTGCGTGGTACATACGGAAATTTCACAAAAGATTATAATCGCTTTAAGGCCGACAAAACAGAAAGTAGAGATTTTAAGGCGACAAGAACTGTGGAATATTTACATTATGTAAAATGCAACTAA
- a CDS encoding DNA methyltransferase produces the protein MPNFNDLNLDNWKESEIWTDSLWIIQERDKTGKHSNFYHGNFVPQIPHQLISRYTKKNEVVFDPFVGSGTTAYEAETLGRHFIGVDIQKDLVEQLKSKVDNEKYFSEIISGDSSKSATFDEINEVLKKRKRENVSLAILHPPYADIVKFSDLKDDLSNAKSLKEFLSGFALVLKNTISILENGRYLAIVIGDKYTAGQWIPLGFYCMNEAQKLGLTLKSIIIKNMEGNRAKQNKEGIWRYRALSSDYYIFKHEYILIFKK, from the coding sequence ATGCCAAATTTTAATGATTTAAACCTTGATAATTGGAAAGAATCAGAAATTTGGACTGATAGCCTTTGGATTATTCAAGAACGAGATAAAACAGGAAAGCATAGTAATTTTTATCACGGTAATTTTGTTCCGCAAATACCCCACCAACTAATCTCGAGATATACCAAGAAAAACGAAGTTGTTTTTGATCCATTCGTCGGAAGCGGAACAACTGCCTACGAAGCCGAAACTTTAGGGAGGCATTTTATCGGTGTTGATATACAAAAGGATCTTGTGGAGCAACTAAAATCAAAAGTTGATAATGAAAAATATTTTTCTGAGATAATTTCTGGAGATAGCTCGAAAAGTGCGACCTTTGATGAAATAAATGAGGTTCTGAAAAAACGAAAGAGGGAAAATGTTAGTTTGGCGATTTTACATCCACCATACGCTGATATTGTAAAATTCAGTGATTTAAAAGATGATTTATCAAATGCAAAATCCCTAAAGGAATTTTTAAGTGGCTTTGCGCTTGTTCTGAAAAATACAATTTCAATTTTAGAAAATGGCAGATATTTAGCAATCGTTATTGGTGATAAATACACTGCAGGACAATGGATTCCGCTTGGATTTTATTGTATGAATGAAGCGCAAAAATTAGGACTTACGCTGAAAAGTATTATAATCAAGAATATGGAGGGCAATCGAGCCAAGCAAAATAAAGAAGGTATTTGGCGTTATAGAGCATTATCAAGCGATTACTACATTTTTAAACACGAATACATTTTAATATTTAAAAAATAA
- a CDS encoding ParA family protein, protein TEVFGHDLIPSSQDLAGAGIELVHFDNREFRLYDVLRQIRTDYDYIIIDSPPSLGLLTINGLVASDEIIIPVQTEYYALEGLSQLLETINLVKENLQPELKIMGAVLTMYDKRNRLARQVVREMRDHFPGRVFDSVIPRSVRLAEAPSFGKSILQFDAFSKGARSYKNLAREIIEMDKNNKKGFTV, encoded by the coding sequence ACGGAAGTTTTCGGACATGATCTCATTCCATCTTCGCAGGACTTGGCTGGAGCGGGAATCGAATTAGTTCATTTCGACAATCGGGAATTCAGGTTATACGACGTTTTGCGTCAAATCAGAACTGATTATGATTATATTATCATTGATAGTCCTCCAAGTCTTGGACTTCTCACAATTAACGGATTAGTAGCCAGCGATGAGATTATAATTCCCGTTCAGACTGAATATTACGCGCTGGAGGGCTTAAGCCAGCTTTTGGAGACAATCAACCTAGTCAAAGAGAATCTCCAGCCAGAGCTCAAAATTATGGGCGCAGTGCTTACGATGTATGACAAAAGAAACCGGCTGGCGCGCCAGGTAGTCCGCGAAATGCGCGACCATTTTCCGGGAAGAGTGTTTGACAGCGTCATTCCTCGTTCAGTAAGGCTGGCAGAAGCGCCGAGTTTCGGAAAATCAATTTTGCAATTTGACGCATTTTCCAAAGGCGCCCGTTCATACAAAAATCTGGCCAGGGAAATAATAGAAATGGATAAAAATAATAAAAAAGGATTTACGGTATAA
- a CDS encoding DNA methyltransferase, translating to MQKYLNKIIHGDCIEKLKEFPDNSIDLIFADPPYFLQLPKGKRLKRANGTEVIPVDDEWDKFESYEDYDNFTKNWLGECQRIIKPTGTIWVIGMYHNIFRVGTIMQDLGIWFLNDVIWVKTDALPNLNGRRFTNNHETLIWAVKDKNCKNYTFNYEQMKIMNGGKQMKDTDWIFGLCRGNERLKDENGIKAHPTQKPLKLIQQVLLAASKKNDIVLDPFLGSGTTAFVAKALGRNWIGIEKEKRYVDLAINRLQN from the coding sequence ATGCAAAAATATTTAAACAAAATCATTCATGGAGATTGTATTGAAAAATTAAAAGAATTTCCCGACAATTCTATTGATTTAATTTTTGCTGATCCGCCCTACTTTCTACAATTACCAAAGGGCAAAAGATTAAAACGAGCAAACGGAACAGAAGTTATTCCAGTTGATGATGAATGGGATAAGTTTGAAAGCTACGAAGATTATGACAATTTTACAAAAAATTGGCTTGGCGAGTGCCAAAGAATTATAAAACCGACAGGAACAATTTGGGTTATTGGAATGTATCACAATATTTTCCGTGTCGGCACGATTATGCAGGATTTAGGAATTTGGTTTTTAAATGATGTGATTTGGGTCAAAACTGACGCTCTGCCGAATCTTAACGGGCGAAGATTTACAAATAATCATGAAACTCTAATTTGGGCTGTGAAAGATAAAAATTGCAAGAACTACACATTCAACTACGAGCAAATGAAAATAATGAATGGCGGAAAGCAAATGAAAGATACCGATTGGATTTTTGGTTTATGCAGAGGTAATGAAAGATTGAAAGATGAAAATGGCATAAAAGCACATCCAACTCAAAAACCATTAAAACTTATTCAGCAGGTTTTATTAGCGGCGAGCAAAAAGAATGACATTGTTTTAGATCCATTTTTGGGAAGCGGTACAACAGCTTTTGTTGCAAAAGCACTTGGCAGGAATTGGATCGGAATTGAGAAAGAAAAAAGATATGTCGATTTGGCAATTAACCGACTACAAAATTAA
- a CDS encoding ParB/RepB/Spo0J family partition protein, which translates to MPQNYGLGRGLSSLIPKKNYSTNVNPSEPVQRSASSDDDRKTNFILKGKSIIEVDINQIIPNPQQPRLHFNEEKINELSASIKEHGIIQPLIVTQSGAKFELVAGERRFEASKKAGLTKVPVIVREAGEKEKLELAITENVQRHDLDPVEEGKAYKKLMDEFEMSQDEVAVKMGKSRSAISNKIRLLSLPVEIQKALVSGEISEGHAKAILALSNPEKQRALFEMIKKNGLTVRQVEEKTKEVSVRSHSRVVNVDPNMKELENKLMGIFGTKVKLSKSGRGGKIIIEYYSDEELKGILGRISS; encoded by the coding sequence ATGCCTCAAAATTACGGACTGGGAAGGGGACTCTCATCTCTTATTCCCAAGAAAAATTATTCTACCAATGTTAATCCTTCAGAACCTGTTCAGAGAAGCGCTAGCAGTGATGATGACAGAAAAACCAATTTTATTCTGAAGGGAAAAAGTATTATTGAGGTAGATATTAACCAGATTATTCCCAATCCTCAGCAGCCTCGGCTTCATTTTAATGAAGAAAAAATCAACGAACTCTCTGCCTCCATTAAGGAGCATGGGATAATTCAGCCTCTGATTGTTACCCAGAGCGGAGCTAAATTCGAATTGGTCGCGGGAGAAAGAAGATTCGAGGCTTCCAAAAAAGCGGGACTTACGAAAGTTCCGGTGATTGTTCGCGAAGCGGGAGAAAAAGAAAAACTGGAATTGGCTATTACGGAAAATGTCCAGCGTCATGATTTGGATCCGGTTGAAGAAGGGAAGGCCTATAAAAAATTAATGGATGAATTTGAAATGAGCCAAGATGAAGTGGCGGTGAAAATGGGAAAGAGCCGAAGCGCAATATCCAATAAAATTCGGCTTCTCAGCCTTCCGGTAGAAATCCAGAAAGCTTTGGTTTCTGGGGAAATAAGCGAGGGCCATGCCAAAGCAATTCTAGCGCTTTCTAATCCGGAAAAGCAAAGAGCGCTTTTTGAAATGATCAAAAAAAACGGACTCACAGTCCGCCAAGTGGAAGAAAAAACCAAAGAAGTTTCAGTAAGATCCCACAGTAGGGTGGTTAATGTCGATCCCAATATGAAAGAGCTGGAAAATAAGTTGATGGGAATTTTTGGAACCAAGGTAAAACTTTCCAAATCCGGCCGCGGCGGAAAAATTATCATTGAATACTATTCAGATGAAGAATTAAAGGGAATATTAGGAAGAATCTCTAGCTGA
- a CDS encoding MBL fold metallo-hydrolase translates to MTMKLAIFDVNNAACSLAVCPNGYSLMVDCGCHNEKACPVDTIHSLKSGFLGMKQYNGYDLTLLHITHPDDDHVGNAVKIKEKLPPYLLHRRQHEEFPITENIHDDYKKHIDLKYRGNPIGFTFGFDQNKTFQIPMNTILKDEELSKKVKNNSSILRFIEYGGKKVLFGGDLEKTGWDWLAKNHQDFVNTMKNGLDFLIAPHHGHKSGFPTSLFDLISKVEISILSKASESEKEDTDVSSQYSQYSKGVFYTNLNDNQRYFADGTLTTRSNGNIFLTISKEGNINIFTQKASSNHTKI, encoded by the coding sequence ATGACAATGAAACTTGCAATTTTTGATGTAAATAACGCTGCTTGCAGTTTAGCGGTCTGTCCAAACGGATACAGCTTAATGGTTGATTGTGGATGTCACAATGAAAAAGCTTGCCCGGTTGATACAATACACTCTTTAAAAAGTGGATTTCTCGGAATGAAGCAATACAATGGATACGATTTAACTCTGTTGCACATCACTCATCCAGATGATGATCATGTTGGAAATGCAGTAAAAATCAAAGAAAAATTACCACCATATCTATTACACAGAAGACAACATGAAGAATTTCCTATTACTGAAAATATTCATGACGATTATAAAAAACATATTGATTTAAAATATCGTGGCAATCCCATAGGATTCACTTTTGGATTTGATCAAAATAAAACTTTCCAAATTCCAATGAATACAATTCTCAAAGATGAAGAATTATCTAAAAAAGTAAAAAATAATTCTAGCATTTTAAGATTTATAGAATATGGTGGCAAGAAAGTTTTATTTGGTGGAGATCTTGAAAAGACAGGCTGGGACTGGTTAGCTAAAAATCATCAGGACTTTGTAAATACGATGAAAAATGGTTTAGATTTTCTAATTGCTCCTCATCACGGTCATAAATCTGGATTTCCTACTTCATTATTCGATCTAATTAGCAAGGTTGAAATATCGATTTTATCAAAAGCGAGTGAATCCGAAAAGGAAGACACCGATGTTTCTTCTCAATATTCCCAATATTCAAAAGGAGTTTTCTACACAAACTTAAATGATAATCAAAGATATTTTGCGGACGGAACACTAACAACACGTAGTAATGGAAATATATTTTTAACAATTTCAAAGGAAGGCAACATAAATATTTTTACACAAAAAGCATCATCAAATCATACAAAAATTTAA